A region of the Nitrospinota bacterium genome:
TATTATGAGACGGTTAATAAAGGGTTTCCATGACGAGGCTTTGAAAGGGGAATGGAGCGGATGCCGGTCTTCCAGGCTAAACATGCAATACCGTGTTATATACGAGGCGCGTGAGGCGGAAGTGACGGTTTATGTCATCAAGATCACGGCGCACGATTACAGGAGATAGTTTCATGGCACGTAAAGGTTTCTTCCCGGCTAAAACACTCGTCAAGCTGACTGTAGGCGAATCTGTCCGCGTTTTGCGGGAGCTTCAGGAAATGAGCCAGGCCGATTTGGCCAAAGCGTCGGGTATCCCGCAATCAACGATCTCCGGAATCGAGAATGGACGGATACGTCTTGGCGTCGAGCGGGCGAAAACATTGGCCCGCGCGCTAAAGTGCCATCCGGCGGTAATTCTGTTTCCCGGGTGGGACATCGAAAACGCGGCTTAAATCACGCTCCATCCCCCTCGCCTCCTTCGGAGCCACTCCCCCTCGGGCAGGGGGAGAAACAATTGACATTCCCTTCAACTCCCCGCGCTCTGATACTGGTCTATCCCCTTTTTCCATAGCATGTGCGCCAGCGCGAACACCACGAGCCCGGCCAGCGGCGTGAGGTATTGCAGGTACGGATGGAACAGCGCGGACGGGTCCTTTGCGAGGAAATAGTGGCTCGGGTAGAAATTTATGAACGCGATGGGGAACACCACCGTCAGGAACACCTGTATCCACATTTTGTATATGGACACCGGATATATAACGAACTCCTTGGAACTGTACACGATCATGTGGACCAGGGAGCGGTTTCGCAAGGTCCAGAACGCCACAGCCGACACCGCCAGCCGCACCCCGCCGTGGATAAGCGCCGCCCCCGCCATCACCGCCGCGAAAAACAGCAAACGCCCAAGGTTCCATTCCAGCCCCGCCAGCCTCGATCCGTAATAGAGAGCCGCCGAGCCGATCATCAAATGCGCCACGGAGTTTATTTCAAACGATCCGGTGACCACCTGCGCCAATGGATTTAGCGGGCGCACAAGATATCTGTCGAAATCGCCGCTGATAATAAGGCTTTCAAAGTTTGCCAGCGGGGCGAAAAGCGCCGTGGCCACCCCCTGGCTGAACACCAGCAGACCGTATAGAAAAGCCATCTCCCCCGCGTTCCATCCGTTGATGTTGGTGAACCGGGCCAGCGCCACGATCACCACCCCAAGCTGCCCCAGGTAGAACACCACGATGGCCAGGAACATGAACAAAAATGTGAAGCGGTACTCCATTTTAGCGCGCACCGCGCTTACCATCAGTTTCAAGTAAACAGCAAGGTCGCGCATGTCATCCCCCCTGCGTCACAAGCTTGCGCCGAGCGGCGTTCCACATCAGCGCGCACACTCCGGACAGCGCGGCAAGCCACGCCATCTGCAGTGTCATAAGTTCAATGGCGCGCCCCCCGCTTATATGGCCTGTGAATATGGCCGCCGGGGCGTAGAAAATATACTGGAACGGCATGAGGGCGATAAGCGGCTTGCTCCATTCCGGAAAAAAGTCCACCGGCATGATCGAGCCTGAGAACATCGTCAGAAGCCCGTATTTCATCAACTGGAAACTGAAGGTCTCGATAAACCAGAACGCCAGCATGGAGAACGCGAAGTTCATGGTGAAAAGTATCATGTATCCCAAGACCCACGCGAAAATCGCCATGGCGTATCCGGCGGCGCTTGCCGGCAGGGCCACGTCAAACGAAACGACGCTGATGATAACGATGGGTGTCACCCGGGCGAACCAGTGGAACACAGTCTCCCCAAAACATTCCGAAAGGTTCATCAGAAAATAGTTCACAGGCTTTATAAGGTCCATGGCGATGGCGCCGCTGCGGACGCGCGATGTTATCTCGTTGTCCTCCATCGTCATGGAGACGCGGATTATCATTGCGAACACGGCGTAGGTGATAATCCCCTGCCGCGTGAAATATCCCCCCCCCGCCCCGGGTTGCGCCTTGTAAATCGTGTCCCAAAGGGAGGTGAATATGAAAATGTAAAGCAGGCCGTTGAACACTCCGATGAAATACTCGAACTTGTACATAAGCTGGGCCTGGAAAGATTTGGCCGCGAAATTCAGGTACACCGGCACGGCGCGGTCCCTGATGTCCGGCTCCTGTGTCTTCACACGCCCCCCATGGCCGCTCTGACCGGCGGCATCCCGTTGGAGTAGATGTTTTTCACCACGTCCTCCACCGTCGGCTCGTGGATGGCGATGTCCTTGACCTGGTAATTGGCCAGAAGACTGGATATCACGCTCTGCACGCTCGTCTCGTCCGGGTTGAAGCGTATCCATTTCCTGTTCGCCTCGCTTTTGACGAGCCTTGCGCCGGGGAGCGCGGCGATGTCCGGATAATAATCGTGGAACTCCACCTCCAGCAGTTTTTCACGGGCGTACAGGTTCTTTAGCCGGTCCGTTGAGCCGTCATAGGCGATGCGCCCTTCGTCGAGGATGATTATCCGCTCGCACAGCGCCTCTATATCGTCCATGTCGTGGGTGGTAAGGATTATCGTGGTCTTGCGCTCGGCGTTGATCCTTTTTAAAAACTTGCGGACCTGGTCCTTTGCGATGATGTCCAGCCCGATGGTCGGCTCGTCGAGGAAAAGGACGCGGGGATTGTGGAGCAAGGAGGCCGCCAGGTCGCACCGCATCCGCTGCCCCAGTGAAAGCTTGCGCGCGGGGGTGCGCAAAAGCGGAGCAAGCTCCAGAGTCTCCGAAAGCTCCCGGAAATTGCGCGCATAGTCTGCCTGGGGAACGTGGTATATGGAACGGAGCAGGTCGAAAGAATCCTCCACCGGCAGGTCCCACCACAGTTGGGTGCGCTGGCCGAAAACAACGCCGATGTTCCGGGAGTTCTCGATCCGGTTTTCATACGGCACGATCCCCGCCACCGACGCGCGCCCCGAGGTGGGGGTGAGAATTCCGGTCAAAATCTTTATTGTGGTGGACTTCCCTGCCCCGTTCTCGCCGACGTAGCCGGCGAACTCACCTTCCTTTATGGAGAAAGAGACCCCGTCCACCGCCTTTTTCACGGAACGTTGCATTTTGAAAAGGTTGGCCACCGAGCCAAGCAACCCTCCCCTTCCGGTGGAGATTTTGAACTCCCTTGTAAGGTTCTCGGCCAAAATCACTTCTTCAGCCATCAACTCAATTCCAGCATGATAAATACCTGTTAAACCAGTTCCACCGCAAATATGCGTTCAAATGATTTTACCGCGAATAATCGTGAAAATGGACGTTATTCCAGTTGTGGCCGCGCGATGAAAGAGCTATGATTTTTAAAAAGGCCGCAAGATGGGCGTCAGCCCTCCGCTGGCGTGGCGGCGCTCCAAATAGTCGCATAATTTATACCGGAGCAGTTTTCATGAAATGGTTTAAAAGCCGCGCTTTCACTTTCAAGATCATGCTCACCCTGGGCGGAGCCTTGGCCGTGATGTCCGTTATGAACATCGTCTGGTCGGTCCGCAGCCAGCAGGCGCAGGGGCTCGAACAGGCGGAAATCCTCGCCCACCGCGTTGCGGACATCACATTGAGCGCCCTTAACAACATGATGGTCACCGGCGTGGTGGACCAGCGGGCCGATCTTCTAAAGAAGATCAGCGGGACGGAAGGGGTTAAAGACGTGCGGGTTGCGCGGGGCAAGTCCATCAACGAGCAATTCGGAAACGGACTGCCGGGCGAAGAGCCGAAAACAGAGGCGGACAACCGCGTCCTTGCCACCGGCAAGGCGGAATTCGAATATGAGGAAGGCTCCCTGCGCGCCACGCTTCCTTTCCTTCTCTCCACCAACTGGCGCGGTGTTAACTGTTTGGACTGCCATCAGGGCAAGGAGGGGGAGGCCATTGGAGTATTGTCCATGACCATTTCCTTAAAGGATATGGAGGATAAGGTGAACCGCAGCAACTGGGTGTTCACCATATTCTTCATAATAGAGGGGATCGCCATCATGGCGCTTCTCTATTTCATCATCAAGCGCAACGTGAGCAATAAACTCGAACAGGTGGCCGATGCGCTCGACCACGGCTCGATGGAGGTGACCAACGCTTCCGGCGAGATATCCGGCTCCAGCGAGACACTGGCCTCCGCCGCCACCGGGCAGACCACCACGCTGGCCAACATGAAAGACTCGTTGGACAAAATGGCCGGGCTTATCAAGACATCGGCCAGCGAATCGGCCAAGGTGAAG
Encoded here:
- a CDS encoding ABC-2 family transporter protein, with the protein product MKTQEPDIRDRAVPVYLNFAAKSFQAQLMYKFEYFIGVFNGLLYIFIFTSLWDTIYKAQPGAGGGYFTRQGIITYAVFAMIIRVSMTMEDNEITSRVRSGAIAMDLIKPVNYFLMNLSECFGETVFHWFARVTPIVIISVVSFDVALPASAAGYAMAIFAWVLGYMILFTMNFAFSMLAFWFIETFSFQLMKYGLLTMFSGSIMPVDFFPEWSKPLIALMPFQYIFYAPAAIFTGHISGGRAIELMTLQMAWLAALSGVCALMWNAARRKLVTQGG
- a CDS encoding ABC-2 family transporter protein — protein: MRDLAVYLKLMVSAVRAKMEYRFTFLFMFLAIVVFYLGQLGVVIVALARFTNINGWNAGEMAFLYGLLVFSQGVATALFAPLANFESLIISGDFDRYLVRPLNPLAQVVTGSFEINSVAHLMIGSAALYYGSRLAGLEWNLGRLLFFAAVMAGAALIHGGVRLAVSAVAFWTLRNRSLVHMIVYSSKEFVIYPVSIYKMWIQVFLTVVFPIAFINFYPSHYFLAKDPSALFHPYLQYLTPLAGLVVFALAHMLWKKGIDQYQSAGS
- a CDS encoding type II toxin-antitoxin system mRNA interferase toxin, RelE/StbE family gives rise to the protein MRRLIKGFHDEALKGEWSGCRSSRLNMQYRVIYEAREAEVTVYVIKITAHDYRR
- a CDS encoding ATP-binding cassette domain-containing protein, coding for MAEEVILAENLTREFKISTGRGGLLGSVANLFKMQRSVKKAVDGVSFSIKEGEFAGYVGENGAGKSTTIKILTGILTPTSGRASVAGIVPYENRIENSRNIGVVFGQRTQLWWDLPVEDSFDLLRSIYHVPQADYARNFRELSETLELAPLLRTPARKLSLGQRMRCDLAASLLHNPRVLFLDEPTIGLDIIAKDQVRKFLKRINAERKTTIILTTHDMDDIEALCERIIILDEGRIAYDGSTDRLKNLYAREKLLEVEFHDYYPDIAALPGARLVKSEANRKWIRFNPDETSVQSVISSLLANYQVKDIAIHEPTVEDVVKNIYSNGMPPVRAAMGGV
- a CDS encoding methyl-accepting chemotaxis protein, producing the protein MKWFKSRAFTFKIMLTLGGALAVMSVMNIVWSVRSQQAQGLEQAEILAHRVADITLSALNNMMVTGVVDQRADLLKKISGTEGVKDVRVARGKSINEQFGNGLPGEEPKTEADNRVLATGKAEFEYEEGSLRATLPFLLSTNWRGVNCLDCHQGKEGEAIGVLSMTISLKDMEDKVNRSNWVFTIFFIIEGIAIMALLYFIIKRNVSNKLEQVADALDHGSMEVTNASGEISGSSETLASAATGQTTTLANMKDSLDKMAGLIKTSASESAKVKNLMNMVEANVKNGEVSMDRTVEAMEAIKQSSGKIGAIIKLIDEIAFQTNLLALNAAVEAARAGESGKGFAVVAEEVRSLAQKVSAAAKDTAGFLGESVKSTENGSQLVGQTNKSLVGIGESVREVRQRINQMAEAACEQESHVAGVTSAMNEFDKATQLTAQGADETAGASHDLLKQAEELKAAVQTLVEIVQGER
- a CDS encoding helix-turn-helix transcriptional regulator, whose amino-acid sequence is MARKGFFPAKTLVKLTVGESVRVLRELQEMSQADLAKASGIPQSTISGIENGRIRLGVERAKTLARALKCHPAVILFPGWDIENAA